A genomic segment from Nocardiopsis sp. Huas11 encodes:
- a CDS encoding LacI family DNA-binding transcriptional regulator, which yields MLPRERHEYLLRRLELHESVRARDIAEELDVSQVTIRRDIAALEREGLLARVHGGAFAIRAADRRPSAARMLVGVVVPSATTYFPEVVRGMESVAAALRVRLALGVSDYQPELERARVERLLELGAQGLVIAPTTHRRDPDETTEWMESVPVPVVVMERHLDDSTVVRELDSARTDHIHGALLAVDHLLGLGHRRIALAVFDGTPTARWLRAGYREAVARYGLDEAPVVPLPKGETDARVLSEALDGLVDACLASGTRAVVAHTDHHAASLTEHARCRGLRVPEDLAVVAYDDELAEHAAVPLTAVTAPRRELGREALRLLVGRTGREGRSGPPRHVLLLPRLTVRASSAVPARPEPGARRDAAHTG from the coding sequence ATGCTGCCACGCGAGCGCCACGAGTACCTGCTCCGCCGACTCGAACTGCACGAGAGCGTGCGGGCCAGGGACATCGCGGAGGAACTCGACGTGTCGCAGGTGACGATCCGCCGTGACATCGCCGCGCTCGAACGCGAAGGGCTCCTCGCCCGGGTGCACGGCGGGGCCTTCGCCATCCGGGCCGCCGACCGCCGCCCCTCGGCCGCCCGCATGCTGGTGGGCGTGGTCGTGCCCTCGGCGACGACCTACTTCCCCGAGGTCGTGCGCGGGATGGAGTCGGTGGCCGCGGCCCTGCGCGTGCGGCTCGCGCTGGGGGTGTCCGACTACCAGCCTGAGCTGGAACGGGCCCGCGTGGAGCGGCTGCTGGAGCTCGGCGCGCAGGGCCTGGTGATCGCGCCGACGACGCACCGGCGCGACCCGGACGAGACCACGGAGTGGATGGAGTCCGTGCCGGTCCCGGTCGTGGTGATGGAACGGCACCTCGACGACTCGACCGTGGTGCGCGAGCTGGACAGTGCGCGCACGGACCACATCCACGGGGCGCTCCTCGCCGTCGACCACCTCCTGGGGCTCGGGCACAGGCGGATCGCGCTCGCCGTCTTCGACGGGACGCCCACCGCCAGGTGGCTGCGGGCGGGCTATCGGGAGGCGGTGGCCCGCTACGGGCTGGACGAGGCCCCGGTCGTCCCCCTCCCCAAGGGCGAGACCGACGCGCGGGTGCTGTCGGAGGCCCTCGACGGCCTGGTCGACGCGTGCCTGGCCTCGGGGACCCGGGCGGTGGTGGCGCACACTGACCACCACGCCGCGAGCCTCACCGAACACGCCCGCTGCCGGGGCCTGCGGGTGCCGGAGGACCTGGCCGTCGTGGCCTACGACGACGAGCTCGCCGAACACGCGGCCGTGCCGCTGACCGCGGTGACCGCTCCGCGCCGCGAGCTCGGCCGTGAGGCGCTGCGGCTACTGGTGGGCCGGACCGGACGGGAGGGCCGGTCGGGTCCGCCCCGGCACGTGCTGCTGCTCCCCCGGCTGACCGTGCGCGCGTCGAGCGCGGTGCCCGCCCGGCCGGAGCCGGGCGCGCGCAGGGACGCCGCGCACACGGGCTGA